A window of the Brassica napus cultivar Da-Ae chromosome C5, Da-Ae, whole genome shotgun sequence genome harbors these coding sequences:
- the LOC106356991 gene encoding uncharacterized protein LOC106356991, producing the protein MAGFNSVSDLKHFKTMWRVRVSIVCLWKQYSAAGGLTIEMVLIDSNGDKIHASAKKNWDVRLPTVLWGKFASDVTNAIQLRSEERVILVLGLGRLRFGKVEKCIVMCTIAAIDSDMGLYYLSCKVCSKKVQYEPPLVTGDHDDDDLTNFKIYCAKCKCYDPKLLPSYKLHLVVLDNTGTSKFLLFDNLALQLVHQPCIELTRPVTDEIQYPDVIPLALQNLVGRTYLFKVEILRENFVYKHDTFKVNKIITNLDIIREFDTPKDQGIQTLELENSVISDAPEGSLMLLEEPSSQQGGPSDLTPAKRRGGPVVNLEEEFDQNSVTKMGITTRIKKEKFDKSG; encoded by the exons ATGGCTGGATTTAACTCTGTCTCCGATTTGAAACATTTCAAGACAATGTGGAGAGTGAGGGTTAGTATTGTTTGTTTGTGGAAGCAATACTCTGCTGCTGGTGGCCTAACCATTGAAATGGTTCTTATTGATTCCAAT GGAGATAAGATTCATGCAAGTGCGAAAAAGAATTG GGATGTCCGTCTTCCTACGGTTTTGTGGGGAAAATTTGCTTCTGACGTCACGAACGCAATACAGTTACGTTCTGAGGAGCGTGTTATATTGGTTTTGGGGTTGGGAAGATTAAGGTTTGGAAAG GTGGAGAAGTGTATTGTTATGTGCACAATTGCAGCCATTGACTCGGACATGGGATTGTACTACTTAAGCTGTAAAGTATGTTCAAAGAAGGTCCAGTATGAGCCACCTCTTGTGACCGGtgatcatgatgatgatgatctcacAAACTTCAAAATCTACTGTGCCAAGTGCAAATGTTACGATCCTAAACTGCTTCCAAG CTACAAGTTGCACTTGGTTGTTCTTGACAATACTGGTACTTCCAAGTTTCTCTTATTTGATAATCTTGCTCTCCAGTTGGTTCATCAACCTTGCATCGAGCTAACAAGACCCGTTACTGATGAG ATTCAGTACCCGGATGTGATACCGTTGGCTCTCCAAAACTTGGTTGGTAGGACATATTTGTTCAAGGTTGAAATTTTAAGAGAAAATTTCGTGTACAAGCATGACACCTTCAAAGTGAACAAGATAATCACCAATCTTGATATCATCCGGGAGTTTGACACACCCAAG GACCAAGGCATTCAAACTTTGGAGCTTGAAAATTCTGTCATTTCAGACGCACCGGAG GGATCTCTAATGTTGTTGGAAGAACCGTCGTCGCAGCAAGGTGGTCCAAGTGATCTAACCCCAGCTAAACGCCGAGGTGGACCTGTTGTGAATTTGGAGGAAGAGTTTGATCAGAACTCTGTTACGAAGATGGGCATCACAACTCGAATCAAGAAGGAAAAGTTTGACAAAAGTGGCTAG